In a genomic window of Styela clava chromosome 7, kaStyClav1.hap1.2, whole genome shotgun sequence:
- the LOC120328897 gene encoding complement component receptor 1-like protein, translated as MTRYTRFFCGIFAKCLILRLYKTRSNQTISPYQHRQFPVTVVERTNSLVRYVLTIPKRKMDKLFAFCVLLIGFNIEDTTGASISIPCEPPIIENGIVKTAVPESGVYNVGKRIRIRCDSGFDMHGSIPTCQADGTWKILPTCVERGSTKIVERSNSKTCQNPFDSKNGASPSPKKDYYNPGDVVTLTCDDGFVPSINNFTYTCDKHGQFPGDIATCIPLSCGLASPPDHLVIENYKPKYMYKEVVKYSCEWGYKLQSSSTSSRCEKNGRISPKLPKCIKIYCKKPKVGERLKFYPVADVYELAEFVAFKCGIGYFMKDDVVVLKCTESGKFSGPFPTCSGSGTLPGGVTCDFPKAPKNGRIVENAGIYHEGQTIHYECKDGFEIEGAKSSKCQPDGTFLPKVPECKGIKCSPPPDVMNGYYKMEDSEHKYQSEVEYLCNDGYQVDGNKFLTCGKSGEYTPSPPRCEKITSCYPPIIPRNGKIVPDTSENPIGKEIIYLCEAGYVLAGDAEAICLKNGQFYPDGQKCEEESVCTDPIIENGSTFRGRTVGDVGKIMYACDKGFELAGPKTSTCVNGKYEPSPPLCIPVICIIPSPLPEHVELIAEKPVLFVGERILFLCPKGYTLKGKPRATCEENGLFSSLPDKCEADKPSCKERCIFEKGAECQCDYYCSFYGNCCEDHKQHCESFELR; from the exons ATGACAAGATATACCAGATTTTTTTGTGGTATTTTTGCAAAGTGTTTAATTCTGCGGTTATATAAAACCAGATCTAATCAGACGATTTCGCCATACCAGCATCGTCAGTTTCCAGTTACAGTAGTTGAAAGAACTAATAGCTTAGTACGATACGTATTGACTATACCGAAAAGAAAAATGGATAAACTTTTTGCATTTTGCGTTTTGTTGATTGGATTTAACATAGAAGATACCACGGGAGCATCAATATCGA TTCCATGTGAGCCGCCAATCATCGAAAACGGCATTGTGAAGACCGCAGTACCAGAGTCCGGAGTTTATAATGTTGGTAAAAGAATACGTATTAGATGTGACAGTGGATTTGATATGCATGGTAGCATTCCAACATGCCAAGCTGATGGTACATGGAAGATACTTCCAACCTGTGTTGAAC GGGGTTCTACTAAAATAGTTGAAAGAAGTAATTCAAAGACGTGTCAGAATCCATTTGACTCCAAGAATGGGGCTTCTCCTTCGCCGAAAAAGGATTATTACAATCCCGGCGACGTTGTTACTCTGACATGTGACGATGGATTCGTACCATCAATAAACAACTTCACATACACGTGTGATAAACATGGACAATTTCCCGGAGATATTGCAACATGTATTC CGCTATCGTGTGGTCTCGCAAGTCCACCAGACCATTTGGTTATTGAGAATTACAAGCCAAAGTATATGTATAAAGAGGTAGTAAAATATTCATGCGAGTGGGGATACAAACTCCAATCTTCGTCAACTTCATCGAGATGCGAAAAAAATGGACGGATTTCTCCCAAACTTccaaaatgtataa AAATATACTGTAAGAAGCCAAAAGTAGGCGAAAGATTAAAGTTCTATCCTGTGGCTGATGTATACGAGCTTGCTGAGTTTGTTGCTTTCAAATGCGGGATTGGATATTTTATGAAAGATGATGTCGTTGTACTGAAATGCACCGAATCGGGAAAATTTTCTGGGCCATTTCCAACCTGTTCAGGATCAG GAACACTACCAGGCGGAGTAACGTGCGACTTTCCGAAAGCTCCGAAAAATGGAAGAATAGTAGAAAATGCCGGTATATATCACGAGGGGCAAACTATACATTATGAATGTAAGGATGGATTTGAGATTGAAGGAGCAAAGAGCTCTAAGTGTCAACCGGATGGGACGTTTTTGCCGAAAGTACCTGAATGTAAAG GTATCAAATGCTCTCCGCCTCCAGATGTTATGAATGGCTATTACAAAATGGAAGATTCTGAACATAAATATCAATCTGAAGTTGAATATTTGTGTAATGACGGATATCAGGTCGACGGGAATAAGTTTCTTACATGTGGAAAAAGCGGAGAATACACCCCATCGCCCCCTCGCTGTGAAA AAATAACTTCATGCTATCCCCCAATAATTCCTCGTAACGGCAAGATAGTTCCAGATACGTCCGAAAATCCTATCGGGAAGGAAATTATTTATCTATGTGAGGCCGGTTATGTGTTGGCTGGGGATGCGGAGGCAATTTGTTTAAAGAATGGACAATTTTATCCTGATGGACAAAAATGTGAAG AAGAAAGTGTGTGTACTGATCCAATAATTGAGAACGGTTCTACGTTCCGGGGTAGAACAGTTGGAGATGTTGGAAAGATCATGTATGCTTGTGATAAAGGATTCGAGTTGGCCGGGCCAAAAACATCAACTTGCGTAAACGGAAAATATGAGCCAAGTCCACCCTTGTGCATCCCCG TAATATGTATTATTCCATCACCGCTACCAGAGCACGTAGAACTTATAGCGGAAAAACCAGTTCTATTTGTTGGAGAGAGAATTCTATTTTTATGTCCGAAAGGTTACACGTTAAAGGGAAAACCAAGAGCAACATGTGAAGAGAACGGACTTTTTTCATCACTACCCGATAAATGTGAAG